A genomic segment from Archangium lipolyticum encodes:
- a CDS encoding nuclear transport factor 2 family protein yields MSPTETQSPSQTPPAIRPPFTEESARAKVKAAENAWNTRDPERVALAYTEDSEWRNRTEFFRGREAIKAFLRRKWAKELDYKLMKELWAYTGNRISVRFEYEWRDADTGQWMRTHGNEHWEFDDSGLMRRRDMSANDYPIQESERRYR; encoded by the coding sequence ATGTCCCCGACCGAAACGCAGTCCCCGTCCCAGACTCCACCCGCCATCCGCCCCCCCTTCACCGAGGAGAGCGCGCGGGCGAAGGTGAAGGCCGCCGAGAACGCCTGGAACACGCGAGACCCGGAGCGCGTGGCGCTGGCGTACACGGAGGATTCGGAGTGGCGCAATCGCACCGAATTCTTCCGCGGGCGTGAGGCCATCAAGGCCTTCCTGCGGCGCAAGTGGGCGAAGGAGCTGGACTACAAGTTGATGAAGGAGCTGTGGGCCTATACGGGCAACCGCATCTCCGTGCGCTTCGAGTACGAGTGGCGTGACGCGGACACGGGGCAGTGGATGCGCACGCACGGCAACGAGCACTGGGAGTTCGATGACTCCGGGCTCATGCGCCGCCGCGACATGAGCGCCAATGACTACCCCATCCAGGAGTCCGAGCGCCGCTACCGCTGA
- a CDS encoding erythromycin esterase family protein, translating to MNPFDEEEGGRGFRPELIEGVRTAAIPLTDEDSDFDALIESIGDARFVLLGEATHGTHEFYRARAHLTRRLLTERGFSAVAVEADWPDALRVNQYVHGEGTDADVLQALDNFQRFPRWMWRNQDVVELVEWMRQHNSARGKDAPRVGFYGLDLYSLHSSMREVVHYLEARDPKAAERARARYACFDRFGTDPQSYGHATAYGFEDPCEAEVIEQLLELRRREVRDGSQEADALFHAEMNARLASDAEAYYRAMYAGRDQSWNLRDTHMADTADALAEYLGRRYGQPGRLVIWAHNSHLGDARATQMGDQGELNLGQLMRERHGKETFNVGFTTYSGTVIAAKEWDEPGLKRRVRPALGGSYEALFHEVGLPGFLLRMEDLGEAGSGLRERRLERAIGVIYAPHSERYSHYFYADLPAQFDAVLHYDLTSALKPLDRDAGHEEEDAADTWPYGI from the coding sequence ATGAACCCGTTTGATGAAGAGGAAGGCGGCCGGGGCTTCCGTCCGGAGCTCATCGAGGGTGTACGCACCGCGGCCATTCCACTGACGGACGAGGACTCGGACTTCGACGCGCTCATCGAGAGCATCGGCGACGCGCGCTTCGTTCTGCTGGGAGAGGCCACCCACGGCACGCACGAGTTCTACAGGGCACGCGCCCACCTCACCCGCCGCCTCCTCACCGAGCGCGGCTTCTCCGCGGTGGCGGTGGAGGCGGACTGGCCGGACGCGCTGCGCGTCAACCAGTACGTGCACGGAGAGGGGACGGACGCGGACGTGCTGCAAGCCCTCGACAACTTCCAGCGCTTCCCTCGGTGGATGTGGCGCAACCAGGACGTGGTGGAGCTGGTGGAGTGGATGCGCCAGCACAACAGCGCGCGAGGCAAGGACGCACCCCGGGTGGGCTTCTACGGGTTGGATCTCTACAGCCTGCATTCCTCCATGCGCGAGGTGGTGCACTACCTGGAGGCGAGAGATCCCAAGGCCGCGGAGCGCGCGAGGGCCCGCTACGCGTGCTTCGACCGCTTCGGCACGGACCCGCAGTCCTACGGCCACGCCACGGCGTACGGCTTCGAGGACCCCTGCGAGGCCGAGGTCATCGAGCAGTTGCTGGAGCTGCGCCGGCGTGAGGTGAGGGACGGGAGCCAGGAGGCGGACGCGCTCTTCCACGCGGAGATGAACGCGCGGCTGGCGAGTGACGCGGAGGCCTACTACCGGGCCATGTACGCGGGGCGCGACCAGTCCTGGAACCTGCGCGACACGCACATGGCGGACACCGCGGATGCGCTCGCCGAGTACCTCGGCCGCCGCTACGGGCAACCCGGGCGCCTGGTCATCTGGGCGCACAACTCGCACCTGGGCGACGCGCGCGCCACGCAGATGGGAGACCAGGGCGAGCTGAACCTGGGCCAGCTGATGCGCGAGCGCCACGGCAAGGAGACGTTCAACGTGGGCTTCACCACGTACTCGGGCACCGTCATCGCCGCGAAGGAGTGGGACGAGCCGGGTCTGAAGCGGCGGGTACGGCCGGCGCTGGGGGGCAGCTACGAGGCGCTCTTCCACGAGGTGGGCCTGCCCGGCTTCCTCCTGAGGATGGAGGATCTGGGCGAGGCGGGCTCAGGCCTGCGCGAGCGGCGGTTGGAGCGCGCCATCGGCGTCATCTACGCGCCGCACAGCGAGCGCTACAGCCACTACTTCTACGCGGACCTGCCGGCGCAGTTCGATGCCGTGCTGCACTACGACCTGACCAGCGCCCTGAAGCCGCTGGACCGGGACGCGGGCCACGAGGAAGAGGACGCGGCGGACACCTGGCCGTACGGCATCTGA
- a CDS encoding cytochrome c peroxidase, with amino-acid sequence MLPVLALGFAVALGSSPSQQGPRPVTFEEMVDLPVAFEGRHMIPLPAKMPRRALRFESAPENRGPASTLPWVNLPGDTDGGRRTPWAVLLGEMLFHAPRMLGPLSVRMGVSCHSCHPHGATNPTVYTEHSYMVPGRIDLTVSYFSPTGDDGILNAHMVPTLRGIRFTAPYPLDGRTHSLREQVRNVIVGEFAVPEVPDHLMDALVAFLNQLDPLPNPKLGPRGRLAPGASEAAQRGQAAFFRPRAELDGDSCATCHPPELGFTDGKVHVLGSQRERYDTPTLLGLVHTPPYLHDARARTVPEVLVEVDKMLGLGLSEEERSDLTAYLQVVGDEVDPYEPDRRDRRVALSLAFVDLVLEGPYAQDPLVWRLTLETVMREVEDELKGTRALEAFLVAARPAFTRPPNDADRRALRAARKALLDSVTRSTRKSPASARTDPP; translated from the coding sequence ATGCTTCCGGTGTTGGCGCTCGGGTTCGCCGTGGCCCTCGGCTCCTCGCCCTCCCAACAAGGGCCGAGGCCGGTGACGTTCGAGGAGATGGTGGACCTGCCGGTCGCCTTCGAGGGCCGGCACATGATTCCCCTGCCCGCGAAGATGCCGCGCCGGGCGCTACGCTTCGAGTCCGCGCCGGAGAACCGCGGCCCGGCCAGCACGCTGCCCTGGGTGAACCTGCCCGGGGACACGGATGGAGGCCGGCGCACGCCCTGGGCGGTGCTGCTCGGGGAGATGCTCTTCCACGCGCCCCGGATGCTCGGACCGCTGAGCGTGCGGATGGGGGTGTCCTGCCACTCGTGCCATCCCCACGGCGCCACCAACCCCACCGTCTACACCGAGCACTCGTACATGGTGCCCGGGCGCATCGATCTCACCGTCTCCTACTTCTCGCCCACGGGGGACGACGGCATCCTCAATGCGCACATGGTGCCCACGCTGCGGGGCATCCGGTTCACCGCGCCCTACCCGCTCGACGGCCGCACGCACAGCCTGAGGGAGCAGGTGCGCAACGTCATCGTCGGCGAGTTCGCCGTGCCCGAGGTGCCAGACCACCTGATGGACGCGCTCGTCGCCTTCCTCAACCAGTTGGATCCGCTGCCCAACCCGAAGCTCGGCCCCCGGGGCCGGCTCGCTCCTGGCGCGAGCGAGGCCGCTCAGCGAGGACAGGCCGCCTTCTTCCGTCCGCGCGCCGAGTTGGATGGGGACTCCTGCGCCACGTGTCACCCTCCGGAGCTCGGCTTCACCGACGGCAAGGTGCACGTGCTCGGCAGCCAGCGCGAGCGCTACGACACCCCGACACTCCTGGGGCTCGTCCACACCCCACCGTATCTTCACGACGCACGGGCCCGCACCGTGCCCGAGGTGCTCGTCGAGGTGGACAAGATGCTCGGCCTCGGGCTCTCCGAGGAGGAGCGGAGCGACCTCACCGCCTACCTGCAAGTCGTTGGCGACGAGGTGGACCCCTACGAGCCCGACCGGCGCGATCGCCGGGTGGCCCTCTCCCTGGCGTTCGTCGACCTGGTGTTGGAGGGCCCCTACGCGCAGGATCCACTCGTCTGGCGGCTCACGCTGGAGACGGTGATGCGCGAGGTGGAGGACGAGCTGAAGGGAACGCGGGCGCTCGAGGCCTTCCTCGTCGCGGCGCGTCCGGCCTTCACCCGTCCTCCCAACGACGCGGATCGCCGGGCACTGCGCGCGGCGCGCAAGGCCCTGCTGGACTCCGTCACCCGCTCCACCCGGAAGTCCCCCGCCTCCGCGCGCACCGACCCGCCCTGA
- a CDS encoding GspE/PulE/PilB domain-containing protein, with translation MATVPAMQLGSKRMLGEILMELGLIDRAQLRLGLVHHHETRVPLGRALVREGLCTEADVLRALSMQLGIGAIDLDRERLDPKLTRLVPARIARRYRVVPLRLEKAERDVLHVALPAPASLEALDAVRAISGKPRVEPHLASDTALSHALAALYGIQEHTEEQATPPLSEERPGSPLLLYAWPPVTATLISRALARHGIATKVASPLEVMHTTSADIVFAPVQAMEGLLAGEAHIAGALLLSGTSDDEDLERAHRIGAKGYVANPLDGELLLRAIRRLRPGPGDTSQPLSGPNG, from the coding sequence ATGGCCACGGTTCCGGCCATGCAGCTCGGGTCCAAGCGAATGCTCGGGGAGATCCTGATGGAGCTGGGGTTGATCGACCGCGCCCAGCTCCGGCTCGGACTGGTGCACCATCACGAGACCCGCGTCCCGCTCGGCCGGGCGCTGGTCCGCGAGGGGCTCTGCACCGAGGCCGATGTCCTGCGGGCGCTCTCGATGCAGCTCGGCATCGGCGCCATCGACCTGGACCGGGAGCGCCTGGACCCGAAGCTCACCCGGCTCGTGCCCGCGCGGATCGCCCGGCGGTACCGGGTCGTCCCGCTCCGGCTCGAGAAGGCAGAGCGCGATGTGCTGCACGTCGCCCTGCCCGCTCCGGCCTCGCTCGAGGCCCTGGACGCGGTGCGTGCCATCTCCGGCAAGCCCCGCGTCGAGCCCCACCTCGCCTCGGACACGGCCCTGTCCCATGCGCTCGCGGCGCTCTACGGCATCCAGGAGCACACCGAAGAGCAGGCCACCCCTCCCCTGTCCGAGGAGCGTCCGGGCTCGCCCCTGCTGCTCTATGCGTGGCCACCGGTCACCGCCACCCTCATCTCGCGAGCGCTCGCACGGCACGGCATCGCGACGAAGGTCGCCTCCCCGCTGGAGGTCATGCACACGACGAGCGCGGACATCGTGTTCGCCCCCGTGCAGGCCATGGAAGGGCTGCTGGCGGGAGAGGCCCACATCGCCGGTGCGCTGTTGCTCTCGGGCACCTCGGATGACGAGGACCTCGAGCGCGCCCACCGGATCGGCGCGAAGGGTTACGTGGCCAACCCGCTCGACGGCGAGCTGCTGCTGCGCGCCATCCGCCGGCTGCGCCCCGGCCCCGGTGATACGTCCCAGCCGCTGTCCGGTCCGAACGGCTGA
- a CDS encoding alpha/beta fold hydrolase: MILESFQIGEGQRPTVLLHGFLGTGRNLRSLATAWSEADKSRRFLLVDLTGHGASPRLPPGATLSTVAADVLETARAAGLRGPLELVGHSLGGRVSLAASLRSPDDVASVTLLDITPTPIATHLSESGKVLEILRAAPASAPDRKAMRAELTGRGLSGPLADWLNMNLEPAPEGGVRWRFDRESLAEFHGRVNGEDLWAALTRPGAKVRCIRGGRAHYVSDADLARMESLGCPVATLPEAGHFVHVDAPDALLRWLTSTPGFGQG; the protein is encoded by the coding sequence GTGATTCTCGAGAGCTTCCAGATAGGAGAGGGGCAGCGGCCGACGGTGCTGCTGCATGGTTTCCTCGGCACCGGGCGCAACCTGCGCTCGCTGGCGACGGCGTGGAGCGAGGCGGACAAGAGCCGCCGCTTCCTGCTGGTGGATCTGACGGGCCATGGCGCCTCGCCGCGGCTGCCTCCGGGCGCCACCCTGTCCACGGTGGCCGCGGACGTGCTGGAGACGGCGCGCGCGGCGGGACTGCGCGGGCCGCTGGAGCTGGTGGGACACTCGCTGGGCGGACGCGTGTCGCTCGCCGCGAGCCTGCGCTCCCCCGACGACGTCGCCAGCGTGACGCTGCTGGACATCACCCCCACCCCCATCGCCACCCACCTGTCCGAGAGCGGCAAGGTGCTGGAGATCCTCCGCGCCGCGCCGGCCAGCGCGCCGGACAGGAAGGCGATGCGCGCGGAGCTGACGGGACGCGGGCTGTCCGGGCCGCTGGCGGACTGGCTCAACATGAACCTGGAGCCGGCACCGGAGGGGGGCGTGCGCTGGCGGTTCGATCGCGAGTCGCTCGCCGAGTTCCACGGGCGGGTGAACGGAGAGGACCTGTGGGCCGCGCTGACGCGGCCGGGCGCGAAGGTGCGCTGCATCCGCGGCGGCCGGGCCCACTATGTCAGTGACGCGGACCTGGCCCGCATGGAGTCCCTGGGCTGCCCCGTGGCCACGCTCCCCGAGGCGGGCCACTTCGTCCACGTGGACGCACCCGACGCGCTGCTGCGCTGGCTCACGAGCACTCCCGGCTTCGGCCAGGGCTAG
- a CDS encoding SRPBCC domain-containing protein, with protein MSPPLEVRNLLHSVELSAAPEAIYDALLDSRQHAAFTGFDAEIDAREGGAFVTCEGRNSGYTLALVPGRRIVQAWRHRDWPEHHYSIATFELAPMGRGTRLTFTQVGVPAEAYAALDEGWRTTYWGPLARYLAMRRRG; from the coding sequence ATGAGTCCGCCCCTCGAAGTCCGCAACCTGCTGCACTCGGTGGAGCTGTCCGCCGCGCCGGAGGCCATCTACGACGCGCTGCTGGACTCGCGGCAGCATGCCGCCTTCACCGGGTTCGACGCGGAGATCGACGCGCGCGAGGGTGGGGCCTTCGTCACCTGTGAAGGACGCAACAGTGGCTACACGCTGGCGCTGGTGCCCGGGCGGCGCATCGTGCAGGCGTGGAGGCACCGGGACTGGCCCGAGCACCACTACTCCATCGCCACCTTCGAGCTGGCGCCCATGGGGAGGGGCACGCGGCTCACCTTCACGCAGGTGGGAGTGCCGGCGGAGGCGTACGCGGCGCTCGACGAGGGCTGGCGCACCACCTACTGGGGACCCCTCGCGCGCTACCTCGCCATGCGGCGCCGGGGGTGA
- a CDS encoding ZIP family metal transporter, with translation MERTTLFIWLAVLADGLAGLVGGLLSERWLTRHLSALVAFAAGALLGAVFLDIFPEAVQATGPSAFHWAFASFLALAFLEWFLGPHHHDHSAHAPGHHAHTGPSSTVVPSLLAADALHNLGDGAAVAAAFLVSTEAGVATTLVVIAHELPQEVGDYALLRAKGLSRAQALLALGGVQLTAVAGAGAVLLGSRWVQGLEGIILALASGTFLYIGATDLLPELRRATGPREARGRLYGFLLGLMLVALASAMERRLLAH, from the coding sequence ATGGAACGAACCACCCTCTTCATCTGGCTGGCGGTCCTGGCGGACGGCCTCGCGGGGTTGGTGGGTGGGCTCCTCTCGGAGCGCTGGCTGACCCGGCACCTGTCGGCCCTGGTGGCCTTCGCGGCCGGGGCGCTGCTGGGCGCGGTTTTCCTCGACATCTTCCCCGAGGCCGTGCAGGCCACTGGCCCCTCCGCCTTCCACTGGGCCTTCGCCAGCTTCCTGGCCCTCGCCTTCCTCGAGTGGTTCCTCGGGCCCCACCACCATGACCACTCGGCCCATGCCCCGGGCCACCACGCGCACACGGGTCCCTCCTCCACCGTGGTGCCGTCGCTGCTCGCGGCGGACGCGCTGCACAACCTCGGGGACGGCGCGGCGGTGGCGGCCGCCTTCCTCGTCTCGACCGAGGCCGGGGTGGCCACCACCCTGGTGGTGATCGCCCACGAGCTGCCCCAGGAGGTGGGCGACTACGCGTTGCTGCGCGCCAAGGGCCTGTCGCGAGCCCAGGCCCTGCTCGCGCTCGGAGGCGTGCAACTCACCGCGGTGGCCGGAGCGGGCGCGGTGCTTCTGGGTTCCCGGTGGGTGCAAGGCCTGGAGGGCATCATCCTCGCGCTCGCCAGCGGCACCTTCCTCTACATCGGCGCCACGGACCTGCTGCCGGAGTTGCGTCGCGCCACCGGCCCCAGGGAGGCTCGCGGACGGTTGTACGGCTTCCTGCTGGGCTTGATGCTCGTGGCCCTGGCCAGTGCCATGGAACGGCGACTGCTCGCGCACTGA
- a CDS encoding alpha/beta hydrolase family protein has protein sequence MRASTRFHPRHSVLTAVLGASALTWLFQWLRGRLSPAILPEPTGPYDVGRVAFDWVDAHRDEPYARHGHRRPRELSAWLWYPAEPEAGARPGPYLPAGWRLTSLFWHFRSSRVRAHAVPGAPVARPRARYPVLVFSPAGFPPLYYSSLFEELASHGYIVAAVSHTYEALPVSAFADGRMRLFRPASVGGALKVSRASHEEDVRARASVVDVKAEDLRSLVDELERLQAGSGLLAGRMDLERLGAFGHSMGGNAAMELCARDARCRAVANLDGGVWSTVGQEGLPKPLLVLFAEHPEYVRPCDESVSQKAFASVEYCEANRELAVGGWQRLYARARPGYSIQIRGAGHANFTDCGLLPLKRRSLARRALGTIDGRRMWRVLSDYLRAFFDRHLQEAPAPLLDGASPFYPEGVLAPPETLFSPAAGR, from the coding sequence ATGAGAGCGTCCACCCGATTCCACCCGAGGCACTCCGTCCTGACGGCCGTGCTCGGGGCGAGCGCGCTCACCTGGCTCTTCCAGTGGCTGCGCGGCCGGCTCTCCCCGGCGATCCTCCCGGAGCCGACCGGGCCCTATGACGTCGGCCGCGTCGCCTTCGACTGGGTGGACGCCCACCGCGACGAGCCCTATGCCCGTCACGGGCACCGCCGTCCGCGCGAGCTGTCCGCGTGGCTCTGGTACCCCGCCGAGCCCGAGGCGGGAGCGAGACCCGGTCCCTACCTGCCCGCGGGATGGCGCCTCACCAGCCTGTTCTGGCACTTCCGGAGCTCACGGGTGCGTGCCCACGCGGTGCCCGGGGCTCCCGTGGCACGCCCTCGGGCCCGCTACCCCGTGCTCGTCTTCTCCCCGGCCGGCTTCCCACCGCTCTACTACTCGTCCCTCTTCGAGGAGCTGGCGAGCCATGGCTACATCGTCGCCGCCGTGAGCCACACCTACGAGGCGCTCCCCGTCTCCGCCTTCGCGGATGGGCGCATGCGGCTCTTCAGGCCGGCGAGCGTGGGCGGCGCATTGAAGGTCTCGCGCGCCTCGCACGAGGAGGACGTGCGCGCCCGGGCCTCGGTCGTCGACGTGAAGGCCGAGGACCTTCGCTCCCTGGTGGACGAGTTGGAGCGGCTGCAGGCCGGCTCCGGGCTGCTCGCCGGGCGGATGGACCTGGAACGGCTCGGTGCCTTCGGCCACTCGATGGGTGGCAACGCGGCGATGGAGCTCTGCGCGCGGGATGCGCGGTGCCGGGCCGTGGCCAACCTGGACGGAGGCGTGTGGAGCACGGTGGGCCAGGAGGGACTCCCCAAGCCGCTGCTGGTGCTGTTCGCCGAGCACCCCGAGTACGTGCGTCCGTGCGACGAATCCGTGAGTCAGAAGGCCTTCGCGTCCGTCGAGTACTGCGAGGCGAACCGCGAGCTCGCGGTGGGCGGCTGGCAGCGCCTGTATGCCCGGGCCCGACCCGGCTACAGCATCCAGATTCGTGGGGCGGGTCACGCCAACTTCACGGACTGTGGCCTGCTGCCCTTGAAGCGGCGTTCGCTCGCGCGGCGGGCCCTGGGCACCATCGACGGCCGGCGGATGTGGCGCGTGCTGAGCGACTACCTGCGGGCGTTCTTCGACCGGCACCTGCAGGAGGCACCCGCCCCACTGCTCGACGGGGCATCCCCCTTCTACCCGGAGGGCGTCCTCGCACCTCCGGAAACACTCTTCTCCCCGGCCGCGGGAAGGTGA
- a CDS encoding chalcone isomerase family protein, producing MIGPRLRGVRWLVLALALVAGTAEARVMAGVRLPDSISLEGKELALNHVDLKKKLFFEIYVWGLYLEQKPSSMKEAIAFQGPKQLQLHFRRSIKREQLADAFRNFLAHSKAAGSPEMRRNSELLVQSLRAVRKGDKLLITYLPGQGLLISGEGSRGAVIPGKDFADILFSAWLTENPIYGRN from the coding sequence ATGATCGGGCCGAGGCTGCGGGGAGTGCGGTGGCTGGTATTGGCGCTGGCGCTGGTGGCGGGGACGGCCGAGGCCCGGGTGATGGCGGGGGTTCGCCTGCCGGACTCCATCTCGCTGGAGGGCAAGGAGCTGGCCCTGAACCACGTGGACCTCAAGAAGAAGCTCTTCTTCGAGATCTACGTCTGGGGTCTCTATCTGGAGCAGAAGCCGTCCTCCATGAAGGAGGCCATCGCGTTCCAGGGGCCCAAGCAGCTCCAGCTCCACTTCCGGCGCAGCATCAAGCGCGAGCAGCTGGCGGATGCCTTCCGCAACTTCCTCGCGCACAGCAAGGCGGCGGGCTCGCCGGAGATGCGGCGGAACTCGGAGCTGCTCGTCCAGTCCCTGCGCGCCGTGCGCAAGGGCGACAAGCTCCTCATCACCTACCTGCCCGGCCAGGGATTGCTCATCTCCGGCGAGGGCAGCCGGGGCGCCGTCATCCCCGGCAAGGACTTCGCCGACATCCTCTTCTCCGCCTGGCTGACGGAGAACCCCATCTACGGCCGCAACTGA
- a CDS encoding cyclic nucleotide-binding domain-containing protein — protein MAIPSADISLLVRQYKDSAAANILQGKPAEALADYRKVVDLSPHDTAARLKVAELLAQLGQRQEAVREFHYLAIRYAADGQTIHAIAACKLILALDPEHQATQENLASLIAMQSAEERQHPERTGAAPEQPKRVPTPLFSQLPRDVFVALLGELEMRRVAGGERIITEGERGNSMFILVQGTVRVVHTPENERPRTLAELGEGSFFGEMGLISDAPRVASVIATRDCTLLEVTREMLTRLGARFPSLEQVVQQFYKDRLLDTLLKSNPIFQPLSEEQKRAIAERFQSRSVEPGTVLLQQGQRSHALHLLLRGRCSVVHEDLNGTDLPYPDMTEGAVFGEISLMLDLRVTATVRAATPCLLLVLDQETVKEWVLTHPEVRRRLTQLTRERLDRTATMLADGAEVQDSFLI, from the coding sequence GTGGCGATCCCATCCGCCGACATCTCGCTCTTGGTCCGTCAATACAAGGACAGCGCCGCCGCCAACATCCTGCAGGGGAAACCCGCGGAGGCCCTGGCCGACTACCGCAAGGTGGTGGACCTCAGTCCTCATGACACCGCCGCCCGCCTCAAGGTGGCCGAGCTCCTCGCCCAGCTCGGGCAGCGCCAGGAAGCCGTCCGCGAGTTCCACTACCTCGCCATCCGCTACGCGGCCGACGGCCAGACCATCCACGCGATCGCCGCCTGCAAGCTCATCCTCGCGCTCGATCCCGAGCACCAGGCCACGCAGGAGAACCTGGCCAGCCTCATCGCGATGCAGAGCGCCGAGGAGCGCCAGCACCCCGAGCGCACCGGGGCCGCTCCCGAACAGCCCAAGCGCGTTCCCACGCCCCTCTTCTCCCAGCTCCCCCGGGACGTCTTCGTGGCCCTGCTGGGCGAGCTGGAGATGCGCCGGGTGGCCGGCGGCGAGCGCATCATCACCGAGGGCGAGCGCGGCAACTCCATGTTCATCCTCGTGCAGGGCACGGTGCGCGTGGTGCACACGCCCGAGAACGAGCGGCCGCGCACACTGGCCGAGCTGGGGGAGGGCTCCTTCTTCGGAGAGATGGGGCTCATCTCCGACGCGCCGCGCGTGGCCAGCGTCATCGCCACCCGGGACTGCACCCTGCTGGAGGTGACGCGGGAGATGCTCACCCGGCTCGGCGCCCGCTTCCCCTCGCTCGAGCAGGTGGTGCAGCAGTTCTACAAGGACCGGCTGCTGGACACCCTGCTGAAGTCCAACCCCATCTTCCAGCCGCTCTCCGAGGAGCAGAAGCGGGCCATCGCCGAGCGCTTCCAGAGCCGGAGCGTGGAGCCGGGCACCGTGCTGCTCCAGCAGGGCCAGCGCAGCCACGCGCTCCACCTGCTGCTGCGCGGCCGCTGCTCCGTGGTGCACGAGGATCTCAACGGCACCGATCTGCCCTACCCGGACATGACGGAGGGCGCCGTCTTCGGGGAGATCTCCCTGATGCTCGACCTGCGCGTCACCGCCACCGTGAGGGCCGCCACGCCCTGCCTCCTGCTGGTGTTGGATCAGGAGACCGTGAAGGAGTGGGTGCTGACCCACCCCGAGGTCCGCCGGAGGCTCACCCAGCTCACCCGCGAGCGGCTGGACCGGACGGCCACCATGCTGGCCGATGGCGCCGAGGTCCAGGACTCCTTCCTCATCTGA